Proteins encoded by one window of Pseudorca crassidens isolate mPseCra1 chromosome 3, mPseCra1.hap1, whole genome shotgun sequence:
- the LOC137222458 gene encoding GTPase HRas-like isoform X5 produces MSSGAAGAGPGEVPTVLARHAGAQDSHRKQVVIDGEMCLLGMLDTVGREEYSAMRAQYTCTREGFLCLPSTTPSPSRARSFEDIHQYREQIEWLKDSDDMPRVLLRNKCDLATCTVECWQAQDLARSYGIPYMETSAKKGQGVEDAIYKLEHKNRQHKASKLGPPAPQGWPGLPELQGLLSQLRHRRQAWKRHPQGGCREGSSGPPSERTQ; encoded by the exons ATGTCCTCAGGGGCTGCAGGAGCCGGGCCGGGCGAGGTGCCTACTGTCCTCGCCAGGCACGCGGGGGCGCAG GACTCCCACCGGAAGCAAGTGGTCATCGATGGGGAGATGTGCCTGCTGGGCATGCTGGACACGGTGGGCCGGGAGGAGTACAGCGCTATGCGGGCCCAGTACACGTGCACCCGGGAGGGCTTCCTCTGTTTGCCGTCAACGACGCCAAGTCCTTCAAGGGCCAGATCCTTCGAGGACATCCACCAGTACAG GGAGCAGATTGAGTGGTTGAAGGACTCGGACGACATGCCCAGGGTGCTGTTGAGGAACAAGTGTGACCTGGCCACGTGTACCGTGGAGTGTTGGCAGGCCCAGGACCTGGCCCGCAGCTATGGCATCCCCTACATGGAGACTTCGGCCAAGAAGGGCCAG GGCGTGGAGGATGCCATCTACAAGCTGGAGCACAAGAACCGGCAGCACAAGGCGAGCAAGCTGGGCCCGCCCGCCCCACAGGGGTGGCCTGGGCTGCCTGAGCTGCAGGGCCTGCTCTCCCAACTGAGGCACAGGCGACAGGCATGGAAGAGGCACCCGCAGGGAGGATGCAGGGAAGGAAGCTCCGGCCCGCCCAG
- the TIMM29 gene encoding mitochondrial import inner membrane translocase subunit Tim29 — protein MAAAVRKRFWPRSRAETGDTAAAKPGVWARLGAWARALLRDYAEACGDAAAAARARPVRAAVYVGLLGGAAACCALAPSEAAFEEALLDASGTLLLLAPATRNRDSEAFVQRLLWLRGRGCLRHVSLGLCSLVYEAPFDAQASLYQARCRYLQPRWVDFPDRILDVGFVGRWWVLGTRMRDCDINDDEFLHLPAHLRVVGPHQLHSEANERLFDEKFKPVVLTDDQVDQALWEEQVLQKEKKDQLALSQADPLVPSEVAR, from the exons ATGGCGGCGGCCGTTCGGAAGAGATTTTGGCCCCGAAGCCGTGCAGAGACTGGTGACACTGCGGCCGCAAAGCCCGGCGTGTGGGCACGGTTGG GCGCCTGGGCCCGCGCGCTGCTCCGGGACTACGCTGAGGCCTGCGGGgatgcggcggcggcggcgagggcCCGACCCGTGCGGGCGGCCGTGTACGTGGGGCTGCTGGGTGGTGCGGCGGCCTGCTGCGCCCTCGCGCCGAGCGAGGCGGCCTTTGAGGAGGCGCTGCTCGACGCGTCGGGGACCCTCTTGTTGCTGGCGCCCGCCACGCGCAACCGCGACTCGGAGGCGTTCGTGCAACGGCTGCTCTGGCTGCGGGGTCGCGGCTGCCTGCGCCACGTGAGCCTGGGTCTCTGCTCGCTGGTGTACGAGGCGCCCTTCGACGCCCAGGCCAGCCTCTACCAGGCCCGCTGCCGCTACCTGCAGCCCCGCTGGGTCGACTTCCCGGACCGGATCCTGGATGTGGGCTTCGTGGGCCGCTGGTGGGTGCTGGGGACCCGGATGCGCGACTGCGACATCAACGACGACGAGTTTCTGCACCTGCCGGCACATCTGCGCGTCGTCGGGCCCCACCAGCTGCACTCGGAGGCCAACGAGCGGCTCTTCGACGAGAAGTTCAAGCCCGTGGTGCTCACCGACGATCAGGTGGACCAGGCGCTGTGGGAGGAGCAGGTCTtgcagaaggagaagaaggaccAGCTCGCCCTGAGCCAGGCCGACCCGCTGGTGCCGTCGGAAGTCGCGAGATGA